A region from the Natronorubrum halophilum genome encodes:
- the carA gene encoding glutamine-hydrolyzing carbamoyl-phosphate synthase small subunit: MTAAYVALEGGHVIEGRGRASGTARGELVFTTAYSGYEESLTDPSYEEQILTFSYPLIGNYGVREERFESDRVHPRAVLAKELTDDVAEWLSSEGVPAVDHLDTREVVTDIRDSGAMKCGIAVGEDVTEEDALAELEACKTMSEHTEIGAQVTVDEPAVHGDENDGETVALIDCGAKGSIIDSLVARNATVHVLPHEADVDSVEAIDPDVLFISNGPGDPANYEGAIDLVEAFVEDTPVAGICLGQQIVAEALGGTTEKMTFGHRGVNQPVLDLESGRVVMTTQNHGYTVAEPGEHLEVTQVNVNDDTPEGIDGIEYDVLTRQYHPEANPGPEDTLDFFDDVLAMADAHGQRAVPADD, from the coding sequence ATGACAGCAGCCTACGTTGCACTGGAGGGCGGCCACGTGATCGAGGGACGTGGTCGTGCTTCGGGAACGGCTCGTGGCGAACTCGTTTTCACGACGGCGTATTCAGGCTACGAAGAAAGTCTCACCGACCCATCCTACGAGGAGCAGATCCTGACCTTCTCGTATCCGTTGATCGGTAACTACGGCGTCCGAGAGGAACGCTTCGAGTCCGATCGGGTCCACCCGCGCGCCGTGCTCGCGAAGGAACTCACCGACGACGTCGCCGAGTGGCTCTCGAGCGAGGGCGTCCCGGCCGTCGACCACCTCGACACCCGAGAGGTCGTCACCGACATCCGTGATAGCGGAGCGATGAAGTGCGGCATCGCTGTCGGCGAGGACGTCACCGAGGAGGACGCGCTGGCCGAACTCGAGGCCTGCAAGACGATGAGCGAACACACCGAGATCGGCGCGCAGGTCACCGTCGACGAGCCGGCCGTCCACGGCGACGAAAACGACGGCGAAACCGTCGCCCTGATCGACTGTGGTGCGAAGGGATCGATCATCGACTCGCTGGTCGCCCGCAACGCGACGGTTCACGTCCTGCCACACGAAGCGGACGTCGACTCCGTCGAGGCCATCGATCCGGACGTTCTGTTCATCTCGAACGGCCCCGGCGACCCCGCGAACTACGAGGGCGCGATCGACCTCGTCGAGGCGTTCGTCGAGGATACGCCCGTCGCCGGCATCTGTCTCGGCCAACAGATCGTCGCCGAAGCGCTCGGCGGCACCACCGAGAAGATGACCTTCGGTCACCGCGGCGTCAACCAGCCCGTTCTCGACCTCGAGTCGGGCCGGGTCGTTATGACCACCCAGAACCACGGTTACACGGTCGCCGAGCCCGGCGAGCACCTCGAGGTCACCCAGGTCAACGTCAACGACGACACGCCGGAAGGGATCGACGGGATCGAGTACGACGTGCTCACCCGTCAGTACCACCCCGAAGCGAACCCCGGCCCGGAGGACACCCTCGACTTCTTCGACGACGTCCTCGCGATGGCCGACGCGCACGGTCAGCGAGCGGTCCCCGCCGACGACTAA
- the purH gene encoding bifunctional phosphoribosylaminoimidazolecarboxamide formyltransferase/IMP cyclohydrolase, with the protein MTRIAGMAGNRGRNLLNIADRKPGGAELAVVLTSSEDAPVLEAAAERGIPTEVVPLAEGMSRSEHEKAVLEALSAHEFDLVCLDGYMRILSDTFLSEAPTTLNVHPSLLPAFPGMDAWGDALEANVSVTGCTVHVVTDATDEDGTVVESEVDGGPIVTQEPVPVYEGDDEESLKERVLYEGEFRAYPRAAKWFAEGSVDVDTDAGEVSVDVDVASTDSDDHNGLPTRRLVSDDRADTLRYGENPHQDAAVYADYTCDEASVVHADQLNEGAKALSYNNYNDADGALNLIKEFDEPAAAVIKHTNPAGCATADDLTNAYEKALSTDPMSAFGGIVALNRECDADTAERIIDSFKEVVVAPGYADDALEVLFEKGNLRVLDVGELGERTERFTEKPLVGGRLVQERDLQSVSVEDLEVVTEREPTEEQLESMVFAWQTLKHVKSNGILFTKGTETVGVGMGQVSRVDAVRLAAMKADEHAEGKDAEGAVMASDAFFPFPDGIEEAAKAGIEAVVQPGGSVNDDDVIAAADEHGIAMAFTGQRSFRHD; encoded by the coding sequence ATGACGCGAATCGCCGGGATGGCCGGCAACCGAGGACGCAACCTGTTGAACATCGCCGATCGCAAGCCGGGCGGGGCCGAACTGGCCGTCGTCCTCACGAGCAGCGAGGACGCGCCGGTGCTCGAGGCCGCCGCCGAGCGCGGAATTCCGACCGAGGTCGTCCCGCTCGCCGAGGGGATGAGCCGCAGCGAGCACGAAAAAGCCGTGCTCGAGGCCCTGTCCGCCCACGAGTTCGATCTCGTCTGTCTGGACGGCTACATGCGAATCCTCTCGGATACCTTCCTCTCCGAGGCCCCGACGACGCTGAACGTTCACCCCTCGCTGCTGCCCGCCTTCCCCGGCATGGACGCCTGGGGCGACGCGCTCGAGGCGAACGTGTCGGTCACGGGCTGTACGGTCCACGTCGTGACGGACGCGACCGACGAGGACGGCACGGTCGTCGAGAGCGAGGTCGACGGCGGTCCGATCGTCACGCAGGAGCCGGTTCCAGTCTACGAAGGGGACGATGAGGAGAGTCTGAAGGAGCGCGTGCTCTACGAGGGCGAGTTCCGTGCGTACCCGCGTGCGGCGAAGTGGTTCGCCGAGGGGAGTGTCGACGTGGATACGGACGCCGGCGAGGTATCGGTCGACGTCGACGTGGCGAGTACCGATTCTGACGATCACAACGGTCTCCCGACGCGTCGGCTGGTTTCCGACGACCGCGCGGACACGCTCCGCTACGGCGAGAACCCCCATCAGGACGCCGCGGTGTACGCCGACTACACCTGCGACGAGGCCAGCGTCGTCCACGCCGACCAGTTGAACGAGGGCGCGAAAGCCCTGTCGTACAACAACTACAACGACGCCGACGGCGCGTTGAACCTGATCAAGGAGTTCGACGAACCAGCCGCCGCGGTGATCAAGCACACGAATCCGGCCGGCTGTGCGACTGCCGACGACCTGACCAACGCCTACGAGAAGGCTCTCTCGACGGATCCGATGAGCGCGTTCGGCGGCATCGTCGCGCTGAATCGCGAGTGTGACGCTGACACCGCCGAGCGGATCATCGACTCGTTCAAGGAGGTCGTCGTCGCGCCCGGCTACGCCGACGACGCCCTCGAGGTGCTCTTCGAGAAGGGCAACCTGCGAGTGCTCGACGTCGGCGAGTTGGGCGAGCGAACGGAACGCTTTACGGAGAAACCGCTGGTGGGTGGTCGGCTCGTGCAGGAGCGCGACCTCCAGTCGGTCTCGGTCGAGGATCTCGAGGTCGTCACCGAACGCGAGCCGACCGAGGAACAACTCGAGTCGATGGTGTTCGCCTGGCAGACGCTCAAACACGTCAAATCGAACGGGATCCTCTTTACGAAGGGCACCGAAACGGTCGGCGTCGGGATGGGGCAGGTTTCCCGCGTCGATGCGGTTCGACTCGCGGCGATGAAAGCCGACGAACACGCGGAGGGCAAGGATGCCGAGGGCGCGGTGATGGCCTCGGACGCGTTCTTCCCGTTCCCGGACGGTATCGAGGAGGCCGCGAAGGCGGGCATCGAGGCGGTCGTTCAACCTGGCGGCTCGGTCAACGACGACGACGTGATCGCGGCCGCGGACGAACACGGTATCGCGATGGCGTTTACCGGTCAGCGGTCTTTCCGTCACGATTAA
- a CDS encoding diacylglycerol/lipid kinase family protein, producing MHSDGADDRVLVLNPVSGSQDHVDDVVELAGDHGFAVRKTEEGGDAERFAREAVPDADLVAAVGGDGTVNEVINGIVAADALESTTVGVIPAGTGNNFAANIGIEGVEHGFEVIEHGRRQQIDLGAANDRAFVNSCIGGITAEASSETTTESKKELGVLAYVKNTFDTVDGFDSLPLRVETAAGPNGETARNWEGEALFVLIGNCRRFTGARTAQANVEDGLLEVTIVEDAATTDLIGSAALEGLFGRESEHIVRRRAPSLAIESRRSSVEYSLDGEMLETESLSLETTASALEVTVGERYRSNPDEAGETWPFNA from the coding sequence ATGCATTCCGACGGAGCGGACGACCGCGTCCTCGTCCTCAACCCCGTCAGCGGGAGCCAGGATCACGTCGACGACGTCGTCGAACTGGCGGGAGATCACGGGTTCGCGGTTCGAAAGACCGAGGAGGGCGGCGACGCAGAACGGTTCGCCCGTGAGGCCGTACCCGACGCCGACCTCGTCGCTGCCGTCGGCGGCGACGGTACGGTAAACGAAGTTATCAACGGCATCGTCGCCGCGGACGCGCTCGAGTCGACGACCGTCGGCGTCATCCCTGCGGGAACGGGCAACAACTTCGCGGCGAATATCGGCATCGAAGGCGTCGAACACGGGTTCGAGGTGATCGAACACGGTCGTCGTCAGCAGATCGATCTCGGGGCGGCGAACGACCGGGCTTTCGTCAACTCCTGTATCGGCGGTATTACGGCCGAGGCGAGTAGCGAGACGACCACCGAGAGCAAGAAGGAGTTGGGCGTGCTCGCGTACGTAAAGAACACGTTCGATACCGTCGACGGGTTCGATTCGCTCCCGCTGCGGGTGGAGACGGCCGCGGGTCCGAACGGAGAGACGGCCCGGAACTGGGAGGGGGAGGCCCTGTTCGTTCTCATCGGTAACTGTCGACGGTTCACCGGTGCGCGAACGGCACAGGCCAACGTCGAGGACGGCCTGCTCGAGGTCACGATCGTCGAGGACGCCGCGACCACCGATCTGATCGGCAGCGCGGCGCTCGAAGGACTGTTCGGCCGCGAGAGCGAACACATCGTCCGCCGGCGAGCCCCGTCGCTCGCGATCGAGAGCCGACGGAGCTCGGTCGAGTACAGTCTGGACGGCGAGATGCTCGAGACCGAGTCGCTCTCGCTCGAGACGACCGCGAGC
- the purB gene encoding adenylosuccinate lyase, whose translation MTDINALYAVSPLDGRYGSRTAPLSPYASEAALMRARVRVEVEYLLALADLEATPLEIGEDEREQLRGLYEHFAEEDARLIKTLETEGYADFDATNHDVKAVEYFVRHRLSEDSNASTWIHFGLTSEDVNNLAHRLLVRDAVDEVLLPELYDVRDALAEMAQEHRDLPMLARTHGQPATPTTFGKEMAVYAARLGRATGRIRRATDELSGKLGGASGTYAAHVAAYPDVDWSAFAEEFVTELGLEFESLTTQVNPCDDLAAVFDAFRGANDVLLDLDLDMWLYVSDRYLGQEAVEGETGSSTMPHKVNPIDFENSEGNLSKANSDLTFLADYITTSRLQRDLSDSTVKRNIGAAFAHCLIGYGKAAAGLSKVVPTERVMREELESTPEIIGEAVQTILRREGQEDAYERVKAVTRGKDVTIEDFREMFDELEVDEDVREELRALTPADYTGVASELVDELE comes from the coding sequence ATGACTGACATCAACGCCCTGTACGCCGTCTCGCCGCTGGACGGCCGCTACGGCAGTCGGACCGCGCCGCTGTCGCCCTACGCCAGCGAAGCCGCACTCATGCGGGCCCGGGTTCGCGTCGAGGTCGAGTACCTGCTCGCGCTCGCCGACCTCGAGGCGACGCCGCTCGAAATCGGCGAAGACGAACGCGAACAGCTTCGCGGCCTGTATGAGCACTTCGCGGAGGAGGACGCGCGACTGATCAAGACGCTCGAGACGGAGGGATACGCCGACTTCGACGCCACCAATCACGACGTCAAAGCGGTCGAGTACTTCGTCCGACACCGCCTGTCGGAAGACAGCAACGCCTCCACGTGGATCCACTTCGGGCTGACCAGCGAGGACGTGAACAACCTCGCCCACCGGCTGCTCGTCCGCGACGCCGTCGACGAGGTTCTTCTACCGGAGCTGTACGACGTCCGCGACGCGCTCGCCGAGATGGCACAGGAACACCGCGACCTCCCGATGCTGGCTCGCACCCACGGCCAGCCCGCGACGCCGACGACGTTCGGCAAGGAGATGGCCGTCTACGCGGCCCGCCTCGGTCGTGCGACGGGCCGCATCCGCCGAGCCACGGACGAACTCAGCGGCAAACTCGGCGGCGCATCCGGCACCTACGCGGCCCACGTCGCCGCCTACCCGGACGTCGACTGGTCGGCGTTCGCCGAGGAATTCGTGACGGAACTGGGCCTCGAGTTCGAGTCGCTCACCACGCAGGTCAACCCCTGTGACGACCTCGCGGCGGTCTTCGACGCCTTCCGCGGCGCGAACGACGTCCTACTCGACCTCGATCTCGACATGTGGCTTTACGTCTCCGATCGCTACCTTGGCCAGGAGGCCGTCGAGGGCGAAACGGGCTCCTCGACGATGCCCCACAAGGTCAACCCGATCGACTTCGAGAATAGCGAGGGCAACCTCTCGAAGGCCAACTCGGATCTGACCTTCCTCGCCGATTACATCACCACGTCGCGACTACAACGCGACCTCTCGGACTCGACGGTCAAGCGCAACATCGGTGCCGCCTTCGCTCACTGTCTGATCGGCTACGGGAAGGCCGCCGCCGGGCTCTCGAAGGTCGTCCCGACCGAGCGGGTCATGCGCGAGGAACTCGAGTCGACGCCCGAAATCATCGGCGAGGCCGTCCAGACCATTCTCCGACGCGAGGGCCAGGAGGACGCCTACGAGCGCGTCAAAGCCGTGACCCGCGGCAAGGACGTCACGATCGAGGACTTCCGCGAGATGTTCGACGAGCTCGAGGTCGACGAGGACGTCCGCGAGGAACTGCGCGCGCTGACGCCGGCGGACTACACCGGCGTCGCGAGCGAACTGGTCGACGAACTGGAGTAG
- a CDS encoding Lrp/AsnC family transcriptional regulator, which produces MDDLDRQILDILRRDARTPYTEIANEVETSEGTVRNRVERMMDDGIIERFTISTRTGNVQAMLEISVAVDVDTKVVSERMAEWEEIDLVWMVSGEQDIVLVVDAADTRGVNDLITKARDQEEVVSTKTRLILDEELG; this is translated from the coding sequence ATGGACGACCTTGACCGACAGATCCTCGATATTCTCCGGCGAGACGCCCGGACACCCTACACAGAGATCGCTAACGAGGTCGAGACGAGCGAGGGAACCGTCCGCAATCGCGTCGAGCGGATGATGGACGACGGCATCATCGAACGCTTTACGATCTCGACCCGAACCGGAAACGTGCAGGCGATGCTCGAGATCAGCGTCGCGGTCGACGTCGACACGAAGGTCGTTTCGGAGCGGATGGCCGAGTGGGAAGAGATCGATCTCGTCTGGATGGTCTCGGGTGAACAGGACATCGTCCTCGTCGTCGACGCCGCGGACACGCGCGGGGTGAACGATCTCATCACGAAGGCGCGCGATCAGGAGGAGGTCGTGAGCACGAAGACGCGGCTGATTCTGGACGAAGAACTCGGCTAG
- a CDS encoding SIMPL domain-containing protein, translating into MDRRQFLAASGVGVAITTAGCVDGVLGTAAGSESDANGHGAPPEDDPGNAIEVRGEGVVEVEPDRAILTIGVEASGETADEVTDELAGDAETLREAFDELGLPEENVESGRFNVRQVHNGTGYEGHHSFRVEFDDPDRAGEVIDAATAAGADTVGRVQFDLQDATREERRNEALDRALANADEEAAHIASNRGVEITGTRSVSTSDVGVRPVYETATDDAAAAEGGGAPPTEIDAGPVRVTASVTVTYSFADAE; encoded by the coding sequence ATGGATCGACGACAGTTCCTCGCGGCGTCGGGCGTCGGCGTCGCGATAACGACGGCAGGGTGTGTAGACGGCGTTCTCGGGACGGCCGCCGGTTCGGAGTCGGATGCGAACGGTCACGGTGCGCCGCCCGAGGACGATCCCGGGAACGCGATCGAGGTGCGCGGCGAGGGGGTAGTCGAAGTGGAGCCGGATCGGGCGATACTGACGATCGGCGTCGAGGCGAGCGGCGAGACCGCCGACGAGGTGACCGACGAACTGGCCGGCGACGCCGAGACGCTCCGGGAGGCGTTCGACGAACTGGGACTCCCCGAGGAAAACGTCGAATCCGGCCGATTTAACGTCAGACAGGTACACAACGGGACGGGGTACGAGGGACACCACTCGTTCCGGGTCGAATTCGACGATCCCGATCGCGCCGGCGAAGTGATCGACGCAGCGACCGCGGCCGGCGCGGACACCGTCGGTCGCGTCCAGTTCGATCTTCAGGACGCGACCCGGGAAGAACGGCGCAACGAGGCCCTGGACAGGGCGCTGGCGAACGCGGACGAGGAGGCCGCCCACATCGCGTCCAACCGCGGCGTCGAGATTACGGGGACGCGATCGGTCTCGACGAGCGACGTGGGCGTTCGCCCGGTCTACGAAACGGCGACCGACGACGCGGCGGCCGCCGAGGGAGGCGGCGCGCCTCCGACCGAGATCGACGCCGGCCCCGTTCGCGTGACCGCGTCCGTGACGGTCACGTACAGCTTCGCGGACGCGGAGTGA
- a CDS encoding ABC transporter permease, whose product MFPVFAGFDAVLPIGPVAAVSSIAATPVLDLLEVRALALAVGWMALTLVVGGILIAGTPSAARSIRDDTLERPDLAFATGFVVFFGLLVVVAIPLFVTTYVENPAVLALGALVALPAVLLWLVLLIAGGSFGVVAVGDRIAGRLGDESPSLRRALATGTVVLGASQLVPVLGAVVAMGVATLGTGGAVRRWTDVGSGGRDIDAGDGQERDPTDAPDGLATADRRRSNSSETGITKSKTAAAGEVGTETESAPATAGYFDGAGSSGETRADPGSHSTRAADEDEGSIDEWEWALDPDRDDETSRESDGER is encoded by the coding sequence GTGTTTCCCGTTTTCGCTGGATTCGACGCGGTACTCCCCATCGGTCCCGTCGCCGCGGTCTCGAGCATCGCCGCCACGCCGGTGCTCGACCTCCTCGAAGTCCGGGCCCTCGCGCTCGCGGTCGGCTGGATGGCCCTCACGCTCGTCGTCGGCGGAATACTGATCGCCGGGACGCCGTCGGCCGCGCGTTCGATCCGAGACGACACCCTCGAGCGCCCGGATCTCGCGTTTGCGACCGGCTTCGTCGTCTTCTTCGGTCTCCTCGTCGTCGTCGCGATTCCGTTATTCGTCACCACGTACGTCGAGAACCCGGCGGTCCTCGCACTCGGGGCGCTCGTCGCCCTCCCCGCGGTGCTTCTCTGGCTGGTGCTGTTGATCGCCGGCGGCTCGTTCGGCGTCGTCGCTGTCGGCGACCGGATCGCCGGTCGGCTCGGCGACGAGTCGCCGTCGCTCCGGCGTGCGCTCGCGACCGGGACGGTCGTCCTCGGTGCGAGTCAACTCGTTCCGGTTCTCGGTGCGGTCGTGGCGATGGGCGTCGCGACCCTCGGGACCGGCGGCGCCGTGAGACGGTGGACCGACGTCGGAAGCGGTGGACGGGATATCGACGCCGGCGACGGACAAGAGCGCGATCCGACGGACGCACCGGACGGTCTGGCAACCGCCGACCGGAGGCGTAGCAACTCGAGCGAAACCGGGATCACGAAGTCGAAGACGGCTGCCGCAGGCGAGGTCGGAACGGAGACGGAGTCGGCGCCCGCGACGGCGGGATATTTCGATGGGGCGGGCTCGAGCGGCGAAACGCGAGCGGATCCGGGGAGCCACTCGACTCGAGCGGCGGACGAAGACGAGGGCTCCATCGACGAGTGGGAGTGGGCCCTCGATCCCGATCGAGACGACGAGACGTCCCGAGAGTCCGATGGCGAGCGGTGA
- a CDS encoding PHP domain-containing protein, with protein sequence MYAVDLHAHTRFFHGRRSLGDRFDPLGARLLMRAADRRGLEGVATTNHDYYTPFDPPASAETLPGIEITTDRGHVLVVGPDPPSETEPGALSPGEAVELAHERDCAAIVAHPFRNSTVRELEDVPFDAIEVNGKHPRSRPLVEELAAERDLPLVGGSDAHYPFEVGRAYTVVEADRLTPESVVDAIRDGNVSARISRSGFDRLLRRGYRAIHNRKRVIDAIERPTPGVGTPPGED encoded by the coding sequence GTGTACGCCGTCGATCTCCACGCTCACACGAGATTCTTTCACGGCCGCCGGAGCCTCGGCGACCGATTCGACCCGCTCGGCGCTCGGCTGCTCATGCGGGCGGCCGACCGCCGCGGCCTCGAGGGTGTCGCGACGACCAATCACGATTACTACACGCCGTTCGATCCGCCGGCGAGCGCCGAAACGCTGCCGGGGATCGAGATCACGACCGACCGCGGCCACGTTCTCGTCGTCGGTCCGGATCCGCCGTCTGAGACCGAACCGGGGGCGCTCTCGCCGGGCGAGGCGGTCGAGTTGGCCCACGAGCGCGACTGCGCCGCGATCGTCGCCCACCCCTTTCGAAACAGTACGGTGCGGGAACTCGAGGACGTCCCCTTCGACGCGATCGAGGTCAACGGCAAACACCCGCGTTCGCGACCGCTCGTCGAAGAGTTGGCGGCCGAGCGGGATCTTCCGCTGGTCGGCGGCAGCGACGCGCACTACCCGTTCGAGGTGGGACGGGCGTACACCGTCGTCGAGGCGGACCGGCTCACGCCCGAATCGGTCGTGGACGCGATCCGCGATGGAAACGTCAGCGCGCGCATCTCTCGATCCGGATTCGACCGCTTGCTGCGTCGGGGCTACCGGGCGATCCACAACCGCAAGCGCGTGATCGACGCGATCGAGCGACCGACGCCCGGCGTCGGGACGCCGCCGGGTGAGGACTGA
- a CDS encoding CPBP family intramembrane glutamic endopeptidase has protein sequence MSSRRRLSAAVPASVRAVGLCLVIGIVGWFTGFAATLGVEMQLFALGYGAGTVTQLGSAVAFNVVGAGGFALTYLIVRRNGFDRSFVVGFLRLRKPDRWDLVWIVVGLFGAFVVAFGYQAAIELFDPFGTGGEGTTHSGIEQGREYPLLLLLGIPIAILLTGPGEELLYRGVIQSRLGETFPTPLAVPLAALVFAVVHLPVYIGEDPGAVFVSLGTVTALGLYLGTLYELSDTLLVPALVHGAFNAVVYLSNFLAHV, from the coding sequence GTGTCCTCGAGACGACGGCTTTCGGCGGCGGTTCCAGCGAGCGTTCGTGCGGTCGGACTCTGTCTCGTCATCGGGATCGTCGGCTGGTTTACCGGATTTGCCGCGACGCTCGGCGTCGAGATGCAGTTGTTCGCCCTCGGCTACGGGGCCGGAACGGTCACCCAGCTCGGGTCGGCGGTCGCGTTCAACGTCGTCGGCGCTGGCGGGTTCGCGCTGACGTATCTGATCGTTCGTCGCAACGGGTTCGACCGGTCGTTCGTCGTCGGTTTTCTCCGGCTTCGCAAACCCGACCGCTGGGATCTCGTGTGGATCGTCGTCGGACTGTTCGGTGCCTTCGTCGTCGCGTTCGGCTATCAAGCGGCGATCGAACTGTTCGACCCGTTCGGAACGGGCGGCGAGGGAACGACGCACTCGGGAATCGAGCAGGGACGCGAGTATCCGCTCCTGTTGTTGCTCGGCATTCCGATCGCCATCCTGCTCACCGGACCCGGTGAAGAGCTTCTCTACCGCGGCGTCATCCAGTCGCGACTCGGCGAGACGTTCCCGACGCCCCTGGCGGTGCCGCTGGCCGCGCTCGTCTTCGCCGTCGTCCACCTCCCGGTGTACATCGGGGAAGATCCCGGTGCGGTTTTCGTTAGCCTCGGGACGGTCACGGCGCTGGGGCTGTATCTCGGAACTCTCTACGAACTCTCCGACACCCTGCTCGTTCCCGCGCTGGTTCACGGCGCGTTCAACGCCGTCGTCTATCTCTCGAATTTCCTCGCACACGTGTGA
- a CDS encoding ABC transporter substrate-binding protein, whose amino-acid sequence MDASRQFDRRRRALLGTIAAGGAAFAGCLGEDGENDGESNEAAYTVSLNHAGEAEFDAVPEDAFVTFPQYADMAVALGHGDAVNSLFSTDMAGSTMDMFYDRLEGVDFEWEGLENPLLDGLGEEELYAYDCDVHFLDPSYVLLNESGWTESTIDEVSERLGPWYGSFHSGVHSDPAEAYADDYEYETLWEMFETVAEIFQERERYEALEAVYDEMRSDIESRLPPEDDRPTVARVTLGDGVFYAYHLNTPGFWQAETRPLGAHDALADQEWPGDWGEIDYETMLEADPDVILHLWGITPQYAIDSIRERLADDPAGSELAAVQNDRVVASGMRYQGPIMNLFQLEMTAKQLYPEEFGEWPGHVSEEPYPEIPADEQLFDREAVAEIVTGSQ is encoded by the coding sequence ATGGACGCATCACGTCAGTTCGACCGACGCCGCCGAGCACTTCTGGGGACGATTGCGGCCGGGGGTGCAGCCTTCGCCGGCTGTCTCGGCGAGGACGGCGAGAACGACGGCGAGTCCAACGAAGCGGCGTACACGGTCTCGCTGAACCACGCGGGGGAGGCCGAGTTCGACGCCGTTCCCGAAGACGCCTTCGTCACGTTCCCGCAATACGCGGACATGGCGGTTGCCCTCGGCCACGGCGACGCGGTGAACTCGCTGTTCTCGACCGACATGGCGGGGTCGACGATGGACATGTTCTACGACCGCCTCGAGGGAGTCGACTTCGAATGGGAGGGCCTCGAGAACCCGCTCCTGGACGGGCTCGGGGAGGAGGAACTCTACGCGTACGACTGCGACGTTCATTTCCTCGATCCCTCCTACGTCCTGCTCAACGAGTCGGGCTGGACGGAGTCCACTATCGACGAGGTCAGCGAGCGTCTCGGTCCCTGGTACGGAAGCTTTCACAGCGGCGTTCACAGCGACCCCGCGGAGGCGTACGCCGACGACTACGAGTACGAGACGCTCTGGGAGATGTTCGAGACGGTCGCCGAGATCTTTCAGGAACGAGAGCGCTACGAGGCCCTCGAGGCGGTGTACGACGAGATGCGGTCCGACATCGAATCCCGGCTTCCGCCCGAAGACGACCGGCCGACGGTCGCGCGGGTCACGCTGGGTGACGGCGTGTTCTACGCCTACCACCTCAACACGCCCGGGTTCTGGCAGGCGGAGACGCGGCCGCTCGGTGCCCACGACGCCCTCGCCGACCAGGAGTGGCCGGGCGACTGGGGCGAAATCGACTACGAGACGATGCTCGAGGCGGATCCGGACGTTATTCTCCACCTCTGGGGAATCACGCCGCAGTACGCCATCGACTCGATCCGCGAGCGCCTCGCGGACGACCCCGCCGGGAGCGAACTGGCCGCGGTTCAAAACGACCGGGTCGTCGCCAGCGGAATGCGCTATCAGGGACCGATCATGAACCTGTTCCAGCTCGAGATGACCGCCAAACAGCTCTATCCCGAGGAGTTCGGGGAGTGGCCGGGGCACGTGTCCGAGGAGCCCTACCCGGAGATTCCGGCCGACGAACAGCTGTTCGACCGCGAAGCGGTCGCCGAAATCGTCACCGGATCACAGTAG